Proteins encoded within one genomic window of Anastrepha ludens isolate Willacy chromosome 4, idAnaLude1.1, whole genome shotgun sequence:
- the LOC128862462 gene encoding transcription initiation factor TFIID subunit 4 isoform X1 encodes MAASSAKFFVHQNQNKANSSGAESVIADCKQINGSDDIASNELRNKHYVVDCASTNDSHSANKKEYADKIHYKSGTDRRSATTVSGFGAEVSEAFVDIEEVISTKTPIVNSNSHSVGGGDGRGNKRNPLQQHFGSANFTAVPEEINNSSDNKYLAANTLNIPKKFHNYDNGNEGIAARVGYQLQTQNNKQQTVRIPNRDTSSLQLAAKTPSQWTDKPPDKIPTKILNIRAPPLSLAPTSLSSPASSFTNFAMNSSQPTQAPGNRITFTSQTLPNGTINIGGATGHPAGSTIISTSQLPNTTTIKTITSSGGGQQHHALPQQVQVQHHQVLQTGGQPGLTVQQSQQHHNAATQSVGATQTQTLVIKSNNAVSLPAGLVSSAPGIVTMTKTINQGNQQPLLNSMIPASVVVGMRPPNAQQQQKNVQGNTLGRVVIGGPHMVGTRPQNPGITLSTLAPGQTPALILKTENGYQLLRVGTASSGPVTPTIGGSGNTNSTNPAQIRLQTVPAAVSRFTGPPIALRKTIVRSSTSTTTTTTTHHHQHHQQQQQAKQHQQQATATKQIKQNSMAVSSSTSNNIVVNSVASSTAGPHHTYTSQANITLQQPHHHQTTLQHQQQQSHLQSQHQQIHQQTQHLLPQPQITQIQTIPAQHSTGSTASTGTSNTTTMSNNHSAVLTASGGTTTGTPTAATTQSAAQGNTKEKCRKFLANLIDLATREPKPVEKNVRNLIQELVNANVEPEEFCDRLERLLNASPQPCLIGFLKKSLPLLRQALFTRELVIEGIKPPPQHVAGLTTLQQFPKIQAQIRPISQNQTTTIGQTQVRMISPGGLGAPRPIGHTTITKQQGGIRIQGPTNGPRLVNAQIRGPIPASIQQNTQLPTAPTQANIVHIRAPTVTQISRPATVQIRTTKGKNTPSGITHVKVGQTQIKAISSPVPSLIASNHPPSLAAISNSLPPSSTPSLSAVSTMLSTINSVATYSNAGSGTSLPTPSLPIVQLPPALMNSSSHLSSNASIVGIGESLRIVDNKLDISAIKQEKITPATPTLTATANKSTAKSGAASASKASSKKKKEQLDKEKEEKANASGAAATAASSFYQQPALSMSSSLYGDDDINDVAAMGGVNLAEESQRILGSTENIGTQIRSCKDEVFLHLPALQARIRAMVMERGLEEPSQDVAVLISHACQERLKNIVQKLAVIAEHRIDVIKVDPRYEITKDVRGQIKFLEELDKAEQKRHEELEREMLLRAAKSRSKIEDPEQAKMKARAKEMQRAEMEELRQRDANMTALQAIGPRKKPKLDNDATGAGTNSTVGGALGGSNTPTVSLRPRIKRVNLRDMLFFMEQERDTCRSQMLYKAYLK; translated from the exons ATGGCGGCGTCTTCTGCCAAATTTTTTGTAcaccaaaatcaaaataaagcaaattctTCTGGTGCCGAATCTGTTATTGCTGATTGCAAGCAAATTAATGGCAGTGATGATATTGCAAGCAACGAATTGAGAAATAAACATTACGTAGTGGATTGTGCTTCTACAAACGACAGTCATTCAGCGAACAAAAAAGAATACGCTgataaaattcattataaaagcGGCACTGACAGAAGGTCAGCAACAACAGTGTCAGGCTTTGGCGCAGAAGTCAGTGAAGCCTTTGTTGACATTGAGGAGGTGATTTCCACAAAGACTCCAATTGTGAACAGCAACTCTCATAGCGTTGGAGGTGGTGACGGCAGAGGCAATAAACGTAATCCTCTGCAGCAGCATTTTGGAAGTGCTAACTTCACAGCTGTACCTGAAG aaatcaaCAATTCGAGTGATAATAAATACTTAGCTGCGAACACCCTCAATATACCAAAGAAGTTTCATAACTACGACAACGGCAATGAGGGGATAGCTGCTAGGGTCGGATATCAATTacaaacacaaaataataaacaacaaacgGTGCGTATCCCCAACAGAGATACATCCAGCTTGCAACTTGCTGCAAAAACGCCAAGTCAGTGGACGGATAAGCCACCGGATAAGATTCCAACAAAAATACTCAACATACGAGCACCACCATTGTCATTGGCGCCAACGTCGTTGTCGTCACCGGCATCGTCGTTTACAAACTTCGCCATGAATTCCAGCCAGCCAACGCAGGCGCCTGGCAATCGCATAACATTTACAAGTCAAACGCTTCCTAATGGCACCATAAATATTGGAGGGGCTACTGGTCATCCGGCGGGCTCAACAATCATATCAACGTCGCAGTTACCCAACACAACCACCATTAAGACAATAACGTCAAGTGGAGGCGGTCAGCAGCATCATGCGCTGCCGCAACAAGTACAGGTACAACATCATCAAGTGCTGCAAACTGGCGGACAACCAGGTCTGACAGTGCAACAGTCACAGCAACACCACAATGCGGCTACCCAATCAGTAGGTGCTACACAGACGCAAACCTTAGTTATAAAATCGAACAATGCGGTATCATTGCCAGCGGGTTTGGTATCAAGTGCACCAGGAATAGTTACAATGACCAAAACAATCAATCAG GGAAACCAGCAGCCATTACTGAATTCCATGATCCCGGCGAGTGTAGTGGTGGGTATGCGTCCGCCCAatgcacaacaacagcaaaagaatGTACAAGGCAACACATTGGGACGTGTAGTAATCGGTGGTCCTCACATGGTGGGCACAAGACCACAAAACCCAGGG ATAACACTCAGTACACTAGCACCTGGACAAACGCCTGCACTCATTTTGAAAACCGAAAATGGATATCAATTACTGCGCGTTGGCACAGCTAGCTCGGGTCCGGTGACACCAACCATTGGCGGCAGTGGCAACACTAATTCGACCAATCCGGCACAAATTCGTTTACAAACTGTACCAGCTGCTGTAAGTAGATTCACAGGGCCTCCTATAGCACTTCGTAAAACGATTGTAAGATCATCCACCTCCACAACTACCACTACTACCACCCACCACCACCAACAtcatcaacaacagcagcaagcaAAACAGCACCAACAACAGGCAACAGCGACGAAACAgataaaacaaaat TCGATGGCAGTGTCCTCGTCCACATCCAATAATATTGTTGTGAACTCAGTTGCATCGAGTACAGCGGGCCCCCATCATACGTACACGTCCCAGGCGAATATCACATTGCAGCAGCCTCACCATCACCAGACCACATTGCAGCATCAACAACAGCAATCGCATTTGCAATCGCAGCACCAACAAATTCACCAGCAGACGCAACATTTACTGCCCCAACCGCAGATAACCCAAATTCAAACAATTCCAGCGCAACATTCAACCGGTTCCACCGCCTCCACTGGCACTTCGAACACAACGACAATGAGTAACAACCACAGCGCGGTACTCACGGCCAGTGGCGGCACCACTACCGGGACACCCACAGCGGCGACAACCCAAAGTGCTGCGCAGGGAAATACCAAAGAGAAATGTCGCAAATTCCTGGCTAACTTGATTGACTTAGCGACGCGTGAACCCAAGCCGGTGGAGAAGAATGTGCGCAACCTCATACAGGAATTGGTAAATGCGAATGTTGAGCCCGAGGAATTTTGCGATCGGCTGGAACGTCTCCTCAACGCCAGTCCACAACCTTGTCTAATTGgttttttaaaa AAAAGTTTACCACTTCTGCGACAGGCTCTCTTTACGAGGGAACTTGTAATTGAAGGCATTAAGCCGCCACCGCAACATGTTGCCGGCTTGACAACGTTGCAACAGTTTCCG AAAATTCAGGCGCAAATACGTCCCATTAGTCAAAATCAAACAACTACCATTGGGCAAACGCAAGTTAGAATGATTTCACCAGGAGGTCTCGGTGCGCCACGGCCCATTGGGCATACGACCATCACTAAACAGCAGGGTGGAATTCGCATACAAGGCCCCACTAATGGGCCGCGTCTTGTTAATGCCCAAATCCGAGGACCCATTCCAGCGTCCATACAGCAGAATACGCAGCTACCTACTGCCCCGACGCAAGCG AATATTGTGCATATACGAGCGCCAACAgtaactcaaatcagcagaccCGCAACGGTCCAAATACGTACTACCAAGGGGAAAAACACGCCATCGGGCATTACGCACGTCAAAGTCGGACAAACTCAAATCAAAGCGATCTCTTCGCCTGTACCCTCGCTCATCGCATCCAATCACCCGCCCTCACTTGCAGCTATTTCTAACAGCTTGCCACCCTCGTCTACACCATCCCTGTCCGCGGTATCAACAATGTTATCCACCATCAATTCCGTGGCGACATATTCCAATGCAGGCAGTGGGACATCGCTGCCTACTCCATCACTACCCATCGTACAACTGCCCCCCGCCTTAATGAACAGCAGCAGCCATTTGAGCAGCAATGCCTCGATTGTGGGTATAGGAGAGAGCTTAAGAATTGTGGACAACAAATTGGACATTAGCGCTATAAAGCAAGAGAAGATCACACCTGCCACACCGACATTGACTGCCACAGCGAACAAGTCAACGGCAAAATCTGGTGCTGCGTCAGCCAGCAAAGCATCaagcaaaaagaagaaagaacaaCTGGATAAAGAAAAGGAGGAGAAAGCGAATGCTTCGGGCGCTGCTGCAACCGCAGCTTCTTCCTTCTACCAACAGCCCGCTTTATCGATGTCTTCCTCATTATATGGGGACGACGACATAAATGACGTCGCTGCCATGGGCGGTGTCAATTTAGCTGAGGAGTCACAACGCATTCTAGGTAGCACCGAAAATATTGGCACTCAGATACGTTCATGCAAGGACGAAGTATTTTTGCATTTGCCGGCACTACAAGCGCGCATACGTGCAATGGTAATGGAACGCGGTCTAGAAGAACCATCACAAGATGTGGCGGTTTTGATATCGCATGCGTGTCAGGAGCGGCTGAAAAATATCGTGCAGAAATTAGCGGTGATAGCAGAGCATCGAATCGATGTTATTAAG GTGGACCCACGATACGAAATCACAAAAGATGTGCGCggccaaataaaatttcttgaaGAATTGGATAAAGCAGAACAAAAACGTCATGAGGAATTAGAAAGAGAAATGTTGTTGCGTGCTGCCAAATCGCGGTCGAAAATTGAAGATCCCGAGCAGGCGAAAATGAAAGCGCgg GCGAAAGAAATGCAGCGTGCCGAAATGGAAGAGTTGCGCCAGCGAGATGCCAACATGACGGCGTTACAAGCCATCGGCCCACGGAAAAAACCCAAACTTGACAACGACGCAACCGGCGCTGGAACG AATTCGACTGTTGGTGGTGCATTAGGCGGTTCGAATACGCCAACCGTGTCGCTACGCCCACGCATTAAACGCGTAAATCTACGCGACATGCTCTTCTTCATGGAGCAGGAGCGCGACACGTGCAGAAGCCAAATGTTATATAAAGCATATCTTAAGTGA
- the LOC128862462 gene encoding transcription initiation factor TFIID subunit 4 isoform X2 yields MAASSAKFFVHQNQNKANSSGAESVIADCKQINGSDDIASNELRNKHYVVDCASTNDSHSANKKEYADKIHYKSGTDRRSATTVSGFGAEVSEAFVDIEEVISTKTPIVNSNSHSVGGGDGRGNKRNPLQQHFGSANFTAVPEEINNSSDNKYLAANTLNIPKKFHNYDNGNEGIAARVGYQLQTQNNKQQTVRIPNRDTSSLQLAAKTPSQWTDKPPDKIPTKILNIRAPPLSLAPTSLSSPASSFTNFAMNSSQPTQAPGNRITFTSQTLPNGTINIGGATGHPAGSTIISTSQLPNTTTIKTITSSGGGQQHHALPQQVQVQHHQVLQTGGQPGLTVQQSQQHHNAATQSVGATQTQTLVIKSNNAVSLPAGLVSSAPGIVTMTKTINQGNQQPLLNSMIPASVVVGMRPPNAQQQQKNVQGNTLGRVVIGGPHMVGTRPQNPGITLSTLAPGQTPALILKTENGYQLLRVGTASSGPVTPTIGGSGNTNSTNPAQIRLQTVPAASMAVSSSTSNNIVVNSVASSTAGPHHTYTSQANITLQQPHHHQTTLQHQQQQSHLQSQHQQIHQQTQHLLPQPQITQIQTIPAQHSTGSTASTGTSNTTTMSNNHSAVLTASGGTTTGTPTAATTQSAAQGNTKEKCRKFLANLIDLATREPKPVEKNVRNLIQELVNANVEPEEFCDRLERLLNASPQPCLIGFLKKSLPLLRQALFTRELVIEGIKPPPQHVAGLTTLQQFPKIQAQIRPISQNQTTTIGQTQVRMISPGGLGAPRPIGHTTITKQQGGIRIQGPTNGPRLVNAQIRGPIPASIQQNTQLPTAPTQANIVHIRAPTVTQISRPATVQIRTTKGKNTPSGITHVKVGQTQIKAISSPVPSLIASNHPPSLAAISNSLPPSSTPSLSAVSTMLSTINSVATYSNAGSGTSLPTPSLPIVQLPPALMNSSSHLSSNASIVGIGESLRIVDNKLDISAIKQEKITPATPTLTATANKSTAKSGAASASKASSKKKKEQLDKEKEEKANASGAAATAASSFYQQPALSMSSSLYGDDDINDVAAMGGVNLAEESQRILGSTENIGTQIRSCKDEVFLHLPALQARIRAMVMERGLEEPSQDVAVLISHACQERLKNIVQKLAVIAEHRIDVIKVDPRYEITKDVRGQIKFLEELDKAEQKRHEELEREMLLRAAKSRSKIEDPEQAKMKARAKEMQRAEMEELRQRDANMTALQAIGPRKKPKLDNDATGAGTNSTVGGALGGSNTPTVSLRPRIKRVNLRDMLFFMEQERDTCRSQMLYKAYLK; encoded by the exons ATGGCGGCGTCTTCTGCCAAATTTTTTGTAcaccaaaatcaaaataaagcaaattctTCTGGTGCCGAATCTGTTATTGCTGATTGCAAGCAAATTAATGGCAGTGATGATATTGCAAGCAACGAATTGAGAAATAAACATTACGTAGTGGATTGTGCTTCTACAAACGACAGTCATTCAGCGAACAAAAAAGAATACGCTgataaaattcattataaaagcGGCACTGACAGAAGGTCAGCAACAACAGTGTCAGGCTTTGGCGCAGAAGTCAGTGAAGCCTTTGTTGACATTGAGGAGGTGATTTCCACAAAGACTCCAATTGTGAACAGCAACTCTCATAGCGTTGGAGGTGGTGACGGCAGAGGCAATAAACGTAATCCTCTGCAGCAGCATTTTGGAAGTGCTAACTTCACAGCTGTACCTGAAG aaatcaaCAATTCGAGTGATAATAAATACTTAGCTGCGAACACCCTCAATATACCAAAGAAGTTTCATAACTACGACAACGGCAATGAGGGGATAGCTGCTAGGGTCGGATATCAATTacaaacacaaaataataaacaacaaacgGTGCGTATCCCCAACAGAGATACATCCAGCTTGCAACTTGCTGCAAAAACGCCAAGTCAGTGGACGGATAAGCCACCGGATAAGATTCCAACAAAAATACTCAACATACGAGCACCACCATTGTCATTGGCGCCAACGTCGTTGTCGTCACCGGCATCGTCGTTTACAAACTTCGCCATGAATTCCAGCCAGCCAACGCAGGCGCCTGGCAATCGCATAACATTTACAAGTCAAACGCTTCCTAATGGCACCATAAATATTGGAGGGGCTACTGGTCATCCGGCGGGCTCAACAATCATATCAACGTCGCAGTTACCCAACACAACCACCATTAAGACAATAACGTCAAGTGGAGGCGGTCAGCAGCATCATGCGCTGCCGCAACAAGTACAGGTACAACATCATCAAGTGCTGCAAACTGGCGGACAACCAGGTCTGACAGTGCAACAGTCACAGCAACACCACAATGCGGCTACCCAATCAGTAGGTGCTACACAGACGCAAACCTTAGTTATAAAATCGAACAATGCGGTATCATTGCCAGCGGGTTTGGTATCAAGTGCACCAGGAATAGTTACAATGACCAAAACAATCAATCAG GGAAACCAGCAGCCATTACTGAATTCCATGATCCCGGCGAGTGTAGTGGTGGGTATGCGTCCGCCCAatgcacaacaacagcaaaagaatGTACAAGGCAACACATTGGGACGTGTAGTAATCGGTGGTCCTCACATGGTGGGCACAAGACCACAAAACCCAGGG ATAACACTCAGTACACTAGCACCTGGACAAACGCCTGCACTCATTTTGAAAACCGAAAATGGATATCAATTACTGCGCGTTGGCACAGCTAGCTCGGGTCCGGTGACACCAACCATTGGCGGCAGTGGCAACACTAATTCGACCAATCCGGCACAAATTCGTTTACAAACTGTACCAGCTGCT TCGATGGCAGTGTCCTCGTCCACATCCAATAATATTGTTGTGAACTCAGTTGCATCGAGTACAGCGGGCCCCCATCATACGTACACGTCCCAGGCGAATATCACATTGCAGCAGCCTCACCATCACCAGACCACATTGCAGCATCAACAACAGCAATCGCATTTGCAATCGCAGCACCAACAAATTCACCAGCAGACGCAACATTTACTGCCCCAACCGCAGATAACCCAAATTCAAACAATTCCAGCGCAACATTCAACCGGTTCCACCGCCTCCACTGGCACTTCGAACACAACGACAATGAGTAACAACCACAGCGCGGTACTCACGGCCAGTGGCGGCACCACTACCGGGACACCCACAGCGGCGACAACCCAAAGTGCTGCGCAGGGAAATACCAAAGAGAAATGTCGCAAATTCCTGGCTAACTTGATTGACTTAGCGACGCGTGAACCCAAGCCGGTGGAGAAGAATGTGCGCAACCTCATACAGGAATTGGTAAATGCGAATGTTGAGCCCGAGGAATTTTGCGATCGGCTGGAACGTCTCCTCAACGCCAGTCCACAACCTTGTCTAATTGgttttttaaaa AAAAGTTTACCACTTCTGCGACAGGCTCTCTTTACGAGGGAACTTGTAATTGAAGGCATTAAGCCGCCACCGCAACATGTTGCCGGCTTGACAACGTTGCAACAGTTTCCG AAAATTCAGGCGCAAATACGTCCCATTAGTCAAAATCAAACAACTACCATTGGGCAAACGCAAGTTAGAATGATTTCACCAGGAGGTCTCGGTGCGCCACGGCCCATTGGGCATACGACCATCACTAAACAGCAGGGTGGAATTCGCATACAAGGCCCCACTAATGGGCCGCGTCTTGTTAATGCCCAAATCCGAGGACCCATTCCAGCGTCCATACAGCAGAATACGCAGCTACCTACTGCCCCGACGCAAGCG AATATTGTGCATATACGAGCGCCAACAgtaactcaaatcagcagaccCGCAACGGTCCAAATACGTACTACCAAGGGGAAAAACACGCCATCGGGCATTACGCACGTCAAAGTCGGACAAACTCAAATCAAAGCGATCTCTTCGCCTGTACCCTCGCTCATCGCATCCAATCACCCGCCCTCACTTGCAGCTATTTCTAACAGCTTGCCACCCTCGTCTACACCATCCCTGTCCGCGGTATCAACAATGTTATCCACCATCAATTCCGTGGCGACATATTCCAATGCAGGCAGTGGGACATCGCTGCCTACTCCATCACTACCCATCGTACAACTGCCCCCCGCCTTAATGAACAGCAGCAGCCATTTGAGCAGCAATGCCTCGATTGTGGGTATAGGAGAGAGCTTAAGAATTGTGGACAACAAATTGGACATTAGCGCTATAAAGCAAGAGAAGATCACACCTGCCACACCGACATTGACTGCCACAGCGAACAAGTCAACGGCAAAATCTGGTGCTGCGTCAGCCAGCAAAGCATCaagcaaaaagaagaaagaacaaCTGGATAAAGAAAAGGAGGAGAAAGCGAATGCTTCGGGCGCTGCTGCAACCGCAGCTTCTTCCTTCTACCAACAGCCCGCTTTATCGATGTCTTCCTCATTATATGGGGACGACGACATAAATGACGTCGCTGCCATGGGCGGTGTCAATTTAGCTGAGGAGTCACAACGCATTCTAGGTAGCACCGAAAATATTGGCACTCAGATACGTTCATGCAAGGACGAAGTATTTTTGCATTTGCCGGCACTACAAGCGCGCATACGTGCAATGGTAATGGAACGCGGTCTAGAAGAACCATCACAAGATGTGGCGGTTTTGATATCGCATGCGTGTCAGGAGCGGCTGAAAAATATCGTGCAGAAATTAGCGGTGATAGCAGAGCATCGAATCGATGTTATTAAG GTGGACCCACGATACGAAATCACAAAAGATGTGCGCggccaaataaaatttcttgaaGAATTGGATAAAGCAGAACAAAAACGTCATGAGGAATTAGAAAGAGAAATGTTGTTGCGTGCTGCCAAATCGCGGTCGAAAATTGAAGATCCCGAGCAGGCGAAAATGAAAGCGCgg GCGAAAGAAATGCAGCGTGCCGAAATGGAAGAGTTGCGCCAGCGAGATGCCAACATGACGGCGTTACAAGCCATCGGCCCACGGAAAAAACCCAAACTTGACAACGACGCAACCGGCGCTGGAACG AATTCGACTGTTGGTGGTGCATTAGGCGGTTCGAATACGCCAACCGTGTCGCTACGCCCACGCATTAAACGCGTAAATCTACGCGACATGCTCTTCTTCATGGAGCAGGAGCGCGACACGTGCAGAAGCCAAATGTTATATAAAGCATATCTTAAGTGA